From the genome of Equus asinus isolate D_3611 breed Donkey chromosome 24, EquAss-T2T_v2, whole genome shotgun sequence:
TCCACTTTCCCAAAACAGCTTTTACCAAGGTCCTTCCTGACCTTTCGGTCCCtaaatgtgaatattttttagGTCTTGTTTTACTTTGCCTCTCTGCCGTCCTTGAGCTTGTGAATCAATCCTTCTTGAAATAGTCTCCTCCCTTGTTTCTATAGCTCCATTCTTTCCTGGTGTTTTTCCTACCTCTGATTACTCCTCCTTGGTATCCTTTGCAGTCTTTGACTTCTCTGTTTAACCTGCTCATTATATTTTGTTGCTTCCTAGGGTCCCATCTGtgactcctttttcttcttactcTACATGCTCTCTCTAGGCATTCTTTGATAGTTCCAATACCTGTTTGGTCCACTTCTCTCTGTGACTTCCAGACATGTATAACAACTGCTGAGTGGGTATCATCACTTGTGTGGGGGTTAGACACCTCAATCCCAGCAGCTTCCAAACCGAACTCCTCACTTTGTCTCTTCTAATCCCCAACGCCCCCAGTATACTCCTCCTGGTTTTACTCTCTTGGTTAATAGCACATCCATCCCTACATGTTGCTCAGAAACCTAAAAAGAGTTCCTGAATCTTTTTCTCAATCTTGTCCCTTTAAGCCAACTAATAGCGTAGTCTTATCTGTCCTGCCTTCTCAGAGTTGTTCAAAtctgtcttctctcctctcctactGTCAGTGCTTTGTTGTGGTTTTACTGGAGGTTACCATTATCAGCTTCCTAACTGctctcccctgccctccagccctgTCCCCTCCTGTACACTTTCACTTTGTtgacaaaggaatgaaattcctAAAACACAAATATCAAAATATTCATTTCCCTGTTATAAACCTATAATGGGTCATGGCTGTTTTCAACATAAAAATCCAAATTCCTAAGCTTGTCATATGAATCCTTGTTTTTTTTCATCAGCCCCTATAAAGAATTTAAATCTACTTTCTCATGACCTCTCTCACCCTACATGTCACTCATACTGAACTAATTCAAGTTCCTTGTTCCTTGAATAAAACATTCTTCTTGTGCTTTTGGACATGCTGCTCCTTTTACCTGGAATATTATTTTCCCCTGCTCACCTTACCCCAAGacctttgcctcttttttttttttttttttggtggaagattatccctgagctaacatctgccaccaaccctcttcttttttctgaggaagagtggccctgagctaacatccatgcccatctgcctctaccttatatgacagcatggcttgacaagtggtgcctatGTCCTCACCCAGaacctgaaccggtgaaccccgagctgtagaagtggaacgtgcgaacttaaccactgcaccactgggccggccatgCCTCATTTCGTATTTAGCCTTCAAATGCTATCTTAGAGTGGCTCTAGGAAGTCTTCCCTGCCCCCGAACCGTGCCCCCTCCCTCAAGGTCCTCCCATAGCCCTTAGGTACACTGCTTTACACACCTGATTTCTCCACAGGACAGAAGATTTTTGAAGGACAACAACTATGTCTTGCTCTTTTTTGTAACTTCAGTGCCTGACACTTAGCAGATGCTAATAATTGTCTTAGCTAAAACAATGAATAATTCAGGTGTGGAAGCCAGCCTCCAAAGTGGCCTGcaatgatccccacctcctgctACTCATGCCCTCAGGTAGTCCCCTCCCACATTGCACCAGGGTTGGCAGCACCTGTTGTGATTAGACCTACAAAGAGCCCTATGTGGCAAGGAACTTCCTGAAGCCTCTAGCCAACTGCCAGCAAGGCACTGAGGCCGAGTGAATGAGGTTGGAAGTAGATTCTCCAGGCTCAGTCAAGTCTTCagagactgcagccctggccaacagcTTGACTGCATCTGCATTTAGCTGTGAAAGGCTCTGAGCCACAACCACCCAGCCAAGACTCTCCCAGATTTCTGAtcctcagaaactgtgtgagataataaatgtctgttgttttaagcggctctattttggggtaatttgttacacggCACTGCATAACGAATATACCCGGCAAAATGAAGTATGTGCTTTACCATTTCCAGGGCACCTCTGATAATCCCACAGAGTAAATTACAGTAGCACAGAGAAGACCGTCCAGCGGGGAGCTCTTCCACAAATTCCACCAGAGGATTCTTGTCTAGAATCAGGGAAAATTCGTTTCTGCTTGAATTGTTACAGGTCACACTTGGTGTAATTCCCAAGTACATCTTGAAAGCAACctaataaagaggaaaaacaaattactaaaatttgGTCTAGAACAAGTGTCTACTAGTAGGGCAGCCAATACCCTGTTCCAGGTGGTGCACAATGGGTATGCGTGTGGAGCTTATAGTCAGGAAGTCTGGGTTCACTCCTAGCTTTGGAACTTACTGACCCTATGACTTGTGTAAGTCTtaagctcttttatttttatgcaaCCTCCTAAGGGACTAGttttctgtgaaaaaaatatggtttatgaaacacagaattaaggcatcattttcaaaaaaaaatctttttcagaaataaatatcttttaccagggtaaaaaattaaaatattattaatcatcAACACACTACTATATTTGTCATACTGAGCCTAGTAAAGGATAGGATCTGGAATTAGGACCAGAAGGGGACCGAGGACACATCTGCCACAATAGGAAGATGATAGAGCCAAGAACGTTACAGGAAGATTAGACCCCAAAAAGGGTGTGTTTTGGGAAATGAAGGGAGTAATATCACTAAGAATGACAAGTCTCTGAGAAGGAGcaaggggttgggggagaggtgTATAGTCGAGTAATAAAAGAACTTCCCCCAAAAGTTTGCTGTTTTACAGGGCTTACAGAATTTCACAGTGCAGAGACAGAAACCTTGGAGACTATTTCTTTTATAGCGAATTTTCACAAACGAATAAACTGGGATTCGGAGAAGTAAAATGACATGTCCAAGGCTATACTATAACTTATTTCTTTGACTCCTAGTCCAAGCCAGTTTCTTTTCACAAAATGCACAGGCCCGGAATTTGAAGCTTATTAATGGAAAGTTGTCAGTTTGATATATTGTCATCATTCAAGtgctttaattaatttaatttttaaaattaagaccagtataggagagaaatggaaacaatttccttgaattatttataattagAAGTACTAAAAtgttcattcttcattcattcattcatccattcattcaataggTACTCATTGAGCGCTGCCTGTCTtgcaccgtgcctggcacacagtgggattcaataactatttgaaaaacaaattattaaatgAGCAGCCATTCTGTGTTTGACACCATGTTTAGATCcacaatacaaaagaaaatagcaCATAGTTCCTCTTTTATAAAAGCTCATAGTCAAAAAGGGACTACAGATATTAAACAAGTAATTGCAACGGAATAAGTCCTACAAGTACAGTGCTGTATAGTAGGAGGCAATCCTGGAAATATTCAGAGGTAGTGACTTCTATCCTGCCATGAATCTTGAGGGAGAGTTTGCCAGGTGGAcaaggtggggtgggagagatCTTCTAGGTGGAGGGAACATATCATGGAGATGAAATACCTTGATGAGGTTCAGGAGAGGTTGGCATCTATGAACTTGTGGGCAGTAGGAAGCCCTGAGGTGTGAGTAGGCTGGGGCAGAATTGAATTTCTGCTTTAGAGGGATCTCCTGCATGTCAGCATGGAGGGTGGATTTAGGGTTGAGCGTGGGGGTGGACACGAGGTCAAAGGCAGAGATACCAATCAAGAGGTTACTGTGATAGTCTAGGAAAGAAATGATGAGgctctttctcattttgtctttcattcaAAACTCAAACTCTCCCTAAacgtttccatataaatttcaaataGCCCAAATCCTAAAACACGGTTCAAATCTCTAACACTAGTCAATTTAAAAGGCTATAAAATGAATCTTCCAGATCTTAAGTCAAAATAGTAAAAGTAGCAATCTttaagaagcaagagaaaaaaaccacCATGAGACTCCAGGCTTGGAGACGATTTGGCTCCCTATCAATTGGCTGAAACCCATTTCTGCTAATGTTGATTCCTCTGGCTGGAAAATTCCTAGACTATTATTTATATGATTGAGAATCAGAAATCCAAGCCCcatgaaaataacataaaaatggaGGCTGTGCGCTTTGAATTTACTCTAATTCTCAGTCTTTTGGCACTGGTTTCATGGACCAATATACAACAGTAGGAGGCATTATCTGAACATAGTTGGGAAATGTTCATTCCTAGGGAATGACATTATTTCCTTATCTGGCTGAATTCAGCCTGAGAAGGAGGACTGTTGTTTCTAATGAAGAAAGAGCTCCACCCTCGGCCAGTGCCACAGCTGCTCTGCCAATGAATAAGAGCAAAGCATTTTCCCTCTTTGTGTATCTCCAACATGGATGCTTTTCAGgggattttaaaattcttccttaACCAGAAAACTGCTATTGGCTACAGCTTCCTGGCTCTGCTGACCGTGGGAGGTGAGCGTCTCTTTTCACTCGTGGCTTTTAAGTGCCCCTGCAGCACTGAGAATATGGTCTATGGGCTGGTTTTCCTTTTCGCTCCCGCCTGGGTGTTACTGATCCTGGGATTCTCTCTGAACAACCGGTCCTGGAGACTCTTCACAGGCTGTTGTGTGAATCCCAGGAAAATCTTCTCCAGACGTCACAGCAGCCGCTTCTTCTGTGTCCTCAGCCAGATCACTCTGAGCTCGTTGGTGGCACCAATGATGTGGCTTTCTGTGGCTTTGCTCAATGGGACTTTTTATGAATGTGCCATGAGCGGGACGAAAAGTTCAAGCCTCCTGGGACTGATTTGCAAGGGCAAGCCCAAAGAGTGCTGGGAAGAACTTCACAAAGTATCTTGTGGCAAGACCAGCATGACACCCACAGACAATGAAGAATTGAAACTGTCCCTGCAAGCCCAGTCTCAGGTAAGAGAGGACAAGCTCGCCTTGCCCTCCCAGCGCGAGCCTGAAGCTTTTTCTCCACTCCTTTCAGCCAGGGCTGAGACTGAATCCCGCTAGAACATTCCGAAACGAAATGGAAATTGGAACAAGATGCAGCATTAAGACAATCTCGGGAAAAGCTTTTTAGAGCTTAGATGGCTCAGTAGAATTGCtgattgggttgtcttttccatttccagaaagaaaatatcCTCTGGGTGATGCATATGTAAATACTTAAGTACTTGAAAACAATCTCTCTGGGTTGACTTTGTAAATAATGCATGACACTAACTCATAATTGAGTGTTAATGGCAGAGCTGTAATTAGAAATTACTGCCTTCTATCAATTAGTTATTTGCAAACTTGTTtctcagaaacacacacatagtATTCATCTATTAAAATATAGCCGAACCAAATGAGCTAATACTTCTCAAAGTTGCATGTAATATAATTAGTGTAGGGATTCCCTTGAAAGATTTCTGGCAACTGCTATCTCTATTGTAAACACTGTCAAGACTCAGAAGAATTTCCCACAGAAAGTAGGACTTGGCAGTCTTTAAATAGCCGTCAGTGAAAAGGGACCATATTCTCCACGGAGGTTACGCCCTATGCTCTTTGTACCGTACAGCTAAAAAAGTTCTTACATTACTTTAGAGACTCGAGACTGGGGGCATTGTTTTATCTAACAGAAAGAAATCACAGCTGATACAGGGAAGTAGC
Proteins encoded in this window:
- the CALHM5 gene encoding calcium homeostasis modulator protein 5 isoform X2, with the protein product MDAFQGILKFFLNQKTAIGYSFLALLTVGGERLFSLVAFKCPCSTENMVYGLVFLFAPAWVLLILGFSLNNRSWRLFTGCCVNPRKIFSRRHSSRFFCVLSQITLSSLVAPMMWLSVALLNGTFYECAMSGTKSSSLLGLICKGKPKECWEELHKVSCGKTSMTPTDNEELKLSLQAQSQILGWCLICSASFFSLLTTCYARCRSKVSYLQLSFWKTYVQKEKEHLENMFLEYANKLSERNLKCFFENKRPDVFPMPTFAAWEAASELHSFDQSRQHYSTLHKVVEDGLELSPEVDETTMVLVGTAHDV
- the CALHM5 gene encoding calcium homeostasis modulator protein 5 isoform X1, whose translation is MDAFQGILKFFLNQKTAIGYSFLALLTVGGERLFSLVAFKCPCSTENMVYGLVFLFAPAWVLLILGFSLNNRSWRLFTGCCVNPRKIFSRRHSSRFFCVLSQITLSSLVAPMMWLSVALLNGTFYECAMSGTKSSSLLGLICKGKPKECWEELHKVSCGKTSMTPTDNEELKLSLQAQSQILGWCLICSASFFSLLTTCYARCRSKVSYLQLSFWKTYVQKEKEHLENMFLEYANKLSERNLKCFFENKRPDVFPMPTFAAWEAASELHSFDQSRQHYSTLHKVVEDGLELSPEVDETTMVLSVVFRSSASASRRTSSERQNYGPIPDLLNQACSFT